The Hippoglossus hippoglossus isolate fHipHip1 chromosome 19, fHipHip1.pri, whole genome shotgun sequence genome has a segment encoding these proteins:
- the LOC117753323 gene encoding carnitine O-palmitoyltransferase 1, liver isoform-like isoform X2, with the protein MAEAHQAVAFQFTVTPEGIDLQLSHQALAEIYLSGVRSWKKRIIRLKNSVVTGVYPASPSSWLFVVIAILATMYTRSDPSMGLIAKIQEHLPVSQSMSSQCQTVVSAVLFSTMLWLLLIFTMRLCLKQLLSYHRWMFEQHGKMSYTTKVWVALVRIFSGRKPLLYSYQGSLPNLPVPAVKDTVQRYLESVRPLMDDAKYERMTNLAAEFESSLGKRLQWYLKLKALWSSNYVSDWWEEYVYLRGRSPIMVNSNYYGMDFLYVTPTPIQAARAGNSIHAFFLYRRKLNKEEIKPWLLRSAVPCCSYQFERMFDSCRIPGTLTDSLQHWQDSDYIVAYHRGRYFRLRVYQAGRLLSPREIEFQIQRILDDTSAPCQGEAKLGALTAGDRIPWAQARKKYFSSGVNKRSLDCIERAAFFVTLDDDEQGMLGDDPVASLDRYAKCLLHGKCYDRWFDKSFSVVYFKNGKKGINAEHSWADAPVIAHLWEYTLATDCFRLGYNEEGHCKGDVDSSLPQPQKLNWEIPPECEEQISQSLSVAQALADDLDFHILSFRDFGKGRMKKCRVSPDAFIQMALQLAYYRSRGTFCLTYEASMTRLFREGRTETVRSCSNESSAFVRALEGGESADVCRRLFRSASEKHQNLYRLAMTGSGIDRHIFCLYVVSKYLGVESPFLKEVLSEPWRLSTSQTPVQQVELFDLVNHPEYVSCGGGFGPVADDGYGVSYYIVGNNLINFHISCKISCPETDAHNFGAEIRKALHDMMQLLGPAQRDPYSAGEGRPEVKKDL; encoded by the exons ATGGCAGAAGCCCACCAGGCGGTGGCCTTCCAGTTCACCGTCACCCCAGAGGGCATTGATCTGCAGCTGTCCCACCAGGCCCTCGCTGAGATCTACCTCTCTGGTGTGCGCTCCTGGAAGAAGCGCATCATCAGACTCAAG AACAGCGTGGTAACAGGGGTGTATCCTGCTAGCCCCTCCTCCTGGCTCTTTGTGGTCATTGCAATCCTGGCCACCATGTACACTCGCTCCGACCCCTCCATGGGCCTCATAGCCAAGATACAGGAGCACCTGCCGGTCAG CCAGTCGATGAGTAGCCAGTGCCAGACGGTGGTGTCAGCAGTGCTCTTCAGCACCATGCTGTGGCTCTTGCTCATCTTCACCATGCGCCTGTGCCTCAAGCAGCTCCTCTCTTACCACCGCTGGATGTTCGAGCAACATGGCAAAATGTCCTACACAACCAAAGTCTGGGTG GCGTTGGTGCGGATCTTTTCTGGCAGAAAGCCTCTACTCTACAGCTACCAGGGTTCACTGCCAAACCTGCCTGTGCCCGCTGTCAAGGACACAGTCCAGAGG TACTTGGAATCTGTGCGTCCGCTGATGGATGATGCGAAGTATGAACGCATGACCAATCTCGCCGCAGAGTTTGAGAGCAGCCTCGGCAAACGCCTGCAGTGGTACCTCAAACTCAAAGCTCTCTGGTCATCCAACTAT GTCAGTGATTGGTGGGAGGAATACGTCTACCTGCGGGGACGAAGCCCAATCATGGTCAACAGTAACTACTATGGCATG GACTTCTTGTACGTGACACCCACGCCCATCCAGGCGGCCAGGGCAGGCAACAGCATCCATGCGTTCTTTCTGTACCGTCGCAAACTCAACAAAGAGGAGATTAAACCT TGGTTGTTGAGGTCTGCAGTTCCTTGCTGTTCCTATCAGTTTGAGCGGATGTTTGACTCTTGTCGAATCCCTGGAACGCTTACAG ACTCTCTGCAACATTGGCAGGACAGTGACTACATAGTGGCTTACCACAGGGGGCGCTACTTTCGTCTGAGGGTGTACCAGGCAGGCAGACTCCTGTCCCCCAGAGAGATTGAATTCCAAATTCAAAGGATCCTCGATGACACCTCAGCTCCTTGCCAAGGAGAAGCAAAACTGGGGGCCCTGACTGCAGGAGACAG AATTCCATGGGCTCAAGCCAGGAAGAAGTATTTCAGTAGTGGGGTCAACAAACGCTCTCTGGACTGCATCGAGAGAGCCGCCTTCTTTGTGACCCTGGATGATGATGAGCAGGGCATGCTGGGAGATGACCCCGTGGCTAGTTTAGATCGCTATGCCAAGTGCTTGTTGCATGGGAAATGTTACGACAG GTGGTTCGACAAGTCCTTCTCAGTGGTTTACTTCAAGAATGGAAAGAAAGGCATAAACGCAGAGCACTCGTGGGCTGACGCACCAGTGATCGCACACCTATGGGAG TACACCCTTGCCACCGACTGTTTCCGTCTGGGTTACAATGAAGAAGGTCACTGCAAAGGAGATGTGGATTCATCGCTACCACAACCACAGAAGCTGAACTGGGAAATTCCTCCAGAG TGTGAGGAGCAGATCTCTCAGTCCCTGTCAGTGGCCCAGGCTCTTGCCGACGACTTGGACTTCCACATTCTGTCCTTCCGAGACTTTGGCAAAGGAAGGATGAAGAAGTGTCGAGTCAGTCCAGACGCCTTCATTCAAATGGCACTTCAGCTGGCCTACTACAGG AGCCGGGGGACGTTCTGTCTGACGTACGAAGCCTCCATGACCCGTCTGTTCAGGGAGGGCAGGACCGAGACTGTGCGCTCCTGCAGCAACGAGAGCTCCGCCTTCGTCCGAGCGCTGGAGGGTGGAGAG TCAGCAGATGTGTGCAGGCGTTTGTTCCGCTCTGCGTCCGAGAAGCACCAGAATCTTTACCGCCTGGCGATGACTGGATCTGGTATCGACAGACACATCTTCTGCCTCTACGTGGTTTCCAAATACCTCGGAGTGGAGTCTCCTTTCTTGAAAGAG gTTTTGTCTGAGCCTTGGCGGCTGTCCACCAGTCAGACTCCTGTCCAGCAGGTGGAGCTCTTTGACTTAGTCAACCACCCAGAGTATGTCTCCTGTGGAGGGGGCTTTGGTCCG GTGGCTGATGATGGTTATGGGGTGTCCTACTACATTGTGGGAAACAACTTGATTAACTTCCACATCTCGTGCAAGATCTCATGTCCAGAAACT GACGCCCACAATTTTGGCGCTGAGATCAGAAAAGCCCTACATGACATGATGCAGCTGCTCGGCCCGGCCCAGAGAGATCCTTACAGTGCGGGAGAGGGGCGGCCCGAGGTCAAGAAGGACCTGTAG
- the LOC117753323 gene encoding carnitine O-palmitoyltransferase 1, liver isoform-like isoform X1, translating into MAEAHQAVAFQFTVTPEGIDLQLSHQALAEIYLSGVRSWKKRIIRLKNSVVTGVYPASPSSWLFVVIAILATMYTRSDPSMGLIAKIQEHLPVSQSMSSQCQTVVSAVLFSTMLWLLLIFTMRLCLKQLLSYHRWMFEQHGKMSYTTKVWVALVRIFSGRKPLLYSYQGSLPNLPVPAVKDTVQRYLESVRPLMDDAKYERMTNLAAEFESSLGKRLQWYLKLKALWSSNYVSDWWEEYVYLRGRSPIMVNSNYYGMDFLYVTPTPIQAARAGNSIHAFFLYRRKLNKEEIKPSRIPGTVIPLCAAQCERIFNTTRTPGEESDSLQHWQDSDYIVAYHRGRYFRLRVYQAGRLLSPREIEFQIQRILDDTSAPCQGEAKLGALTAGDRIPWAQARKKYFSSGVNKRSLDCIERAAFFVTLDDDEQGMLGDDPVASLDRYAKCLLHGKCYDRWFDKSFSVVYFKNGKKGINAEHSWADAPVIAHLWEYTLATDCFRLGYNEEGHCKGDVDSSLPQPQKLNWEIPPECEEQISQSLSVAQALADDLDFHILSFRDFGKGRMKKCRVSPDAFIQMALQLAYYRSRGTFCLTYEASMTRLFREGRTETVRSCSNESSAFVRALEGGESADVCRRLFRSASEKHQNLYRLAMTGSGIDRHIFCLYVVSKYLGVESPFLKEVLSEPWRLSTSQTPVQQVELFDLVNHPEYVSCGGGFGPVADDGYGVSYYIVGNNLINFHISCKISCPETDAHNFGAEIRKALHDMMQLLGPAQRDPYSAGEGRPEVKKDL; encoded by the exons ATGGCAGAAGCCCACCAGGCGGTGGCCTTCCAGTTCACCGTCACCCCAGAGGGCATTGATCTGCAGCTGTCCCACCAGGCCCTCGCTGAGATCTACCTCTCTGGTGTGCGCTCCTGGAAGAAGCGCATCATCAGACTCAAG AACAGCGTGGTAACAGGGGTGTATCCTGCTAGCCCCTCCTCCTGGCTCTTTGTGGTCATTGCAATCCTGGCCACCATGTACACTCGCTCCGACCCCTCCATGGGCCTCATAGCCAAGATACAGGAGCACCTGCCGGTCAG CCAGTCGATGAGTAGCCAGTGCCAGACGGTGGTGTCAGCAGTGCTCTTCAGCACCATGCTGTGGCTCTTGCTCATCTTCACCATGCGCCTGTGCCTCAAGCAGCTCCTCTCTTACCACCGCTGGATGTTCGAGCAACATGGCAAAATGTCCTACACAACCAAAGTCTGGGTG GCGTTGGTGCGGATCTTTTCTGGCAGAAAGCCTCTACTCTACAGCTACCAGGGTTCACTGCCAAACCTGCCTGTGCCCGCTGTCAAGGACACAGTCCAGAGG TACTTGGAATCTGTGCGTCCGCTGATGGATGATGCGAAGTATGAACGCATGACCAATCTCGCCGCAGAGTTTGAGAGCAGCCTCGGCAAACGCCTGCAGTGGTACCTCAAACTCAAAGCTCTCTGGTCATCCAACTAT GTCAGTGATTGGTGGGAGGAATACGTCTACCTGCGGGGACGAAGCCCAATCATGGTCAACAGTAACTACTATGGCATG GACTTCTTGTACGTGACACCCACGCCCATCCAGGCGGCCAGGGCAGGCAACAGCATCCATGCGTTCTTTCTGTACCGTCGCAAACTCAACAAAGAGGAGATTAAACCT AGTCGTATCCCCGGCACTGTCATTCCTCTGTGTGCAGCTCAGTGTGAGAGGATATTCAACACCACACGCACTCCTGGAGAGGAGTCCG ACTCTCTGCAACATTGGCAGGACAGTGACTACATAGTGGCTTACCACAGGGGGCGCTACTTTCGTCTGAGGGTGTACCAGGCAGGCAGACTCCTGTCCCCCAGAGAGATTGAATTCCAAATTCAAAGGATCCTCGATGACACCTCAGCTCCTTGCCAAGGAGAAGCAAAACTGGGGGCCCTGACTGCAGGAGACAG AATTCCATGGGCTCAAGCCAGGAAGAAGTATTTCAGTAGTGGGGTCAACAAACGCTCTCTGGACTGCATCGAGAGAGCCGCCTTCTTTGTGACCCTGGATGATGATGAGCAGGGCATGCTGGGAGATGACCCCGTGGCTAGTTTAGATCGCTATGCCAAGTGCTTGTTGCATGGGAAATGTTACGACAG GTGGTTCGACAAGTCCTTCTCAGTGGTTTACTTCAAGAATGGAAAGAAAGGCATAAACGCAGAGCACTCGTGGGCTGACGCACCAGTGATCGCACACCTATGGGAG TACACCCTTGCCACCGACTGTTTCCGTCTGGGTTACAATGAAGAAGGTCACTGCAAAGGAGATGTGGATTCATCGCTACCACAACCACAGAAGCTGAACTGGGAAATTCCTCCAGAG TGTGAGGAGCAGATCTCTCAGTCCCTGTCAGTGGCCCAGGCTCTTGCCGACGACTTGGACTTCCACATTCTGTCCTTCCGAGACTTTGGCAAAGGAAGGATGAAGAAGTGTCGAGTCAGTCCAGACGCCTTCATTCAAATGGCACTTCAGCTGGCCTACTACAGG AGCCGGGGGACGTTCTGTCTGACGTACGAAGCCTCCATGACCCGTCTGTTCAGGGAGGGCAGGACCGAGACTGTGCGCTCCTGCAGCAACGAGAGCTCCGCCTTCGTCCGAGCGCTGGAGGGTGGAGAG TCAGCAGATGTGTGCAGGCGTTTGTTCCGCTCTGCGTCCGAGAAGCACCAGAATCTTTACCGCCTGGCGATGACTGGATCTGGTATCGACAGACACATCTTCTGCCTCTACGTGGTTTCCAAATACCTCGGAGTGGAGTCTCCTTTCTTGAAAGAG gTTTTGTCTGAGCCTTGGCGGCTGTCCACCAGTCAGACTCCTGTCCAGCAGGTGGAGCTCTTTGACTTAGTCAACCACCCAGAGTATGTCTCCTGTGGAGGGGGCTTTGGTCCG GTGGCTGATGATGGTTATGGGGTGTCCTACTACATTGTGGGAAACAACTTGATTAACTTCCACATCTCGTGCAAGATCTCATGTCCAGAAACT GACGCCCACAATTTTGGCGCTGAGATCAGAAAAGCCCTACATGACATGATGCAGCTGCTCGGCCCGGCCCAGAGAGATCCTTACAGTGCGGGAGAGGGGCGGCCCGAGGTCAAGAAGGACCTGTAG
- the LOC117753413 gene encoding macrophage mannose receptor 1-like: MSKYLVILLLTSGSVTLCSHIYHEYHLINEAKTWDEAQSYCRDNYTDLATIGNRDDMERLVNMAPSGTIWIGLRETGPESWVWSVGETGMSHESPTYSNWAGHKDSDHYCGGMRADGKWLSGLCGTALPFVCQGVEGSGEVSVVLQNMTWQKAQRYCRQHNMDLASARNQSENQALQQVLNKNGSQALVWIGLFRDKWKWTDQSNSSFRHWANGQPNNDGDCTLFGINGWYDRGCQHKFHFLCHTGEHICPSLSPEIPMIKSFKTLQKPEHVLVAMFRFYVFDHSKNKSQGEADCEVGNKVRLTPSIPGFSCE, encoded by the exons ATGTCTAAATATCTGGTGATTTTGCTGCTAACATCTG GTAGTGTcactttgtgttcacacatttaTCATGAGTATCACCTGATAAACGAGGCTAAGACCTGGGATGAGGCCCAGAGTTACTGCAGGGACAACTACACCGACCTCGCCACCATCGGTAACCGTGACGACATGGAGCGGCTGGTGAACATGGCACCCAGTGGCACGATCTGGATCGGTCTGCGAGAGACGGGGCCGGAGTCCTGGGTCTGGTCTGTGGGAGAAACAGGGATGAGCCACGAATCACCGACCTACTCTAACTGGGCCGGTCACAAGGACAGTGATCACTACTGTGGAGGCATGAGGGCTGACGGGAAATGGCTCAGCGGACTTTGTGGAACAGCTCTTCCTTTCGTCTGTCAGGGAG TTGAGGGGTCCGGTGAGGTGTCCGTTGTCCTTCAAAATATGACGTGGCAGAAGGCCCAACGGTACTGTCGCCAGCACAACATGGACTTGGCCAGTGCGAGAAACCAGAGTGAAAACCAAGCATTACAGCaagtgttaaataaaaatggGTCTCAAGCCTTGGTCTGGATCGGTTTGTTCAGAGATAAATGGAAGTGGACGGACCAGAGCAACAGCTCCTTTAGACACTGGGCCAACGGTCAACCAAACAATGATGGAGACTGTACATTGTTCGGCATCAACGGGTGGTATGACAGAGGCTGTCAGCACAAATTTCACTTCCTCTGCCATACTGGTGAGCATATCTGTCCCAGTCTGAGTCCTGAAATTCCGATGATCAAATCTTTTAAGACCCTGCAGAAACCAGAGCACGTACTTGTTGCAATGTTTCGTTTCTATGTGTTTGACCACAGCAAGAATAAAAGCCAAGGTGAAGCTGATTGTGAGGTTGGAAATAAAGTCAGACTCACTCCTTCAATTCCAGGATTTAGCTGTGAGTGA
- the LOC117753327 gene encoding troponin T, slow skeletal muscle-like, with the protein MEKDLLELQTLIDVHFEQRKKEEQELIGLKERIENRRAERAEQQRVRAEKERYRQTRIAEERQRKEDEEAKKRADDEAKKKKVLSNMGAHFGGFLAKVEQRRGKKQTAREIKKKTLAERRKPLAIETLREDGLRERAKEMWECIYQLESEKFDLTDKMRRQKYEINVLINRIQHAQKFKKVHGKGKVGGRWK; encoded by the exons ATGGAGAAAGATCTCCTGGAGCTGCAGACTCTGATTGATGTCCACTttgagcagaggaagaaagaggaacaggagCTGATTGGACTCAAAGAAAGGATT gAGAACCGACGGGCAGAAAGAGCTGAGCAGCAGCGAGTGAGGGCTGAAAAAGAGCGGTACAGACAGACACGGATTGCG gaggagaggcagaggaaggaggacgaAGAGGCAAAAAAGAGGGCGGACGATGAagccaagaagaagaaagtgctCTCTAACATGGGCGCTCACTTTGGAGGGTTCCTGGCCAAG GTAGAGCAGAGGCGAGGAAAAAAGCAAACTGCGAGGGAAATCAAGAAGAAGACTCTGGCTGAGCGCCGTAAGCCACTGGCTATAGAGACCCTGAGAGAGGACGGTCTGAG agagagagcgaaggagATGTGGGAGTGCATCTACCAGCTGGAGTCGGAGAAATTTGACCTGACAGACAAAATGAGGAGGCAGAAGTACGAG ataaACGTTCTCATCAACAGAATCCAACACGCTCAGAAATT CAAAAAGGTCCACGGTAAGGGGAAGGTTGGAGGACGCTGGAAGTGA
- the LOC117753324 gene encoding dynein assembly factor 3, axonemal-like — protein sequence MSGGRAAEGAGCVTWWGLSPALDLLATGPARREEEANVLLVGSADPRHILKTVSGLRNEESLHVWVIESSMEVVARQLLLLYLALMPQESMGLNEKTEVYLEVFGNGEIRGQTEEILRRAASQLSLCVTETMETAAHPCLNTTLLKFKERDELARIFKSWIPPQSSSSSSERSVPIVMSKAWDYRVRQHLGTRYDSKKGCFDWDLTMKLQDKGCGVINKQQYMKWRERGLAFEMREGVYQITNPTLLSSRVFRQRGNKVAVRGYWGDIVSSPYLSFGIETDDKSLLKRQNAQHTKTAQDISFANVQALFQSLSSRRGCPSTSQSDTEGQEPSTEIDQKSVTINDLMRPSGLSVTFLPLDSLHKLPEKNKYSHFFNTIYLSTSCAHQLGPTMTQIAAPDAVVVMELAKYVLDLNKDQEAEFAKKVASIALEAGFEPWREGKSDDVHAVFIPKTN from the exons ATGAGCGGTGGGAGAGCAGCGGAGGGCGCAGGGTGCGTCACCTGGTGGGGACTCAGTCCTGCACTCGACCTGCTCGCTACAG gCCCTGCAAGACGAGAAGAGGAGGCCAATGTTCTCCTGGTCGGCAGCGCAGATCCACGACATATTTTGAAGACCGTCAGTGGTTTGCGGAATGAAGAAAGCCTCCAT gtgtGGGTGATAGAAAGCAGCATGGAGGTGGTGGCTCgacagctgctgctcctctacCTGGCACTGATGCCCCAGGAAAGCATGGGACTGAACG AGAAGACAGAGGTTTACCTGGAGGTGTTTGGGAACGGTGAGATCCGCGGTCAAACAGAGGAAATACTGAGACGCGCAGCATCACagctttctctgtgtgttactGAAACAATGGAGACAGCCGCGCACCCCTGTCTGAACACAACCCTCCTCAAG TTCAAGGAGCGAGATGAGCTGGCCAGGATATTCAAATCGTGGATCCCGCCTCagtcttcatcatcttcatccgAGCGTTCTGTTCCCATCGTCATGTCCAAAGCCTGGGATTATCGGGTCAGGCAACACCTTGGAACGCGATACGACTCCAAGAAAGGCTGCTTCGACTGGGACCTGACAATGAAGCTGCAAGACAAAGGG TGTGGTGTCATcaataaacaacaatatatGAAATGGAGGGAGCGGGGTTTGGCGTTCGAAATGAGGGAAGGTGTCTACCAAATAACCAATCCAACTTTACTCTCATCAAGAGTGTTCCGTCAG AGAGGGAACAAAGTGGCTGTGAGGGGTTACTGGGGAGACATAGTATCCAGTCCATACCTCTCCTTTGGCATCGAAACCGATGACAAGAGCCTCCTGAAGAGACAAAATGCGCAACATACCAAG ACAGCCCAGGATATCTCCTTTGCAAATGTGCAGGCATTGTTCCAGTCGCTGTCCAGTAGAAGGGGCTGCCCCTCTACTTCCCAGTCAGACACAGAGGGACAGGAGCCATCCACAGAGATAGACCAAAAATCTGTCACTATTAACG ACTTGATGCGTCCGAGCGGCCTCTCTGTGACCTTCCTGCCTCTGGACTCACTTCACAAACTgccagagaaaaataaatattcccaCTTCTTCAACACCATTTACCTCTCCACTAG CTGCGCGCACCAGTTGGGCCCGACGATGACACAGATTGCAGCACCAGACGCTGTGGTTGTCATGGAGTTGGCCAA GTACGTTTTGGATCTGAACAAAGACCAGGAAGCAGAATTTGCAAAGAAAGTGGCGAGCATCGCTCTGGAGGCTGGATTTGAACCGTGGCGTGAGGGGAAGAGTGATGACGTCCATGCAGTGTTCATACCAAAGACAAATTAA
- the syt5b gene encoding synaptotagmin Vb, which yields MRLVSTGVRAQRAAEPSEPEAEEATEPVHHEHSHSEHHEHSHPEHHPGHDYNHMKEKFMNEFTHLPIPIWAVAAIVVVVLVLVACCIFCVIKKCFAKKKKPKKVRERKAGRVRKNKDGEGEAGEKEGEVKKEGEEQEKEQEKLGKLEFSLDYNFTDTQLIVGILQAQDLAAMDMGGTSDPYVKVFLLPDKKKKYETKVQRKNLCPVFNETFLFKIPYAELGGKTLVLQVYDFDRFSKHDMIGEIKIPMNSVDLGQPMQQWRDVESGEKEEQEKLGDVCISLRYVPTAGKLTVNIMEAKNLKKMDVGGLSDPYVKIVLQQNGKRIKKKKTTVKKNTLNPYFNESFSFEVPFEQIQKVQVVITVFDYDKLGSNDPIGKTFMGYGATGVGLRHWSEMLANPRRPVAQWHTLLPEEEVEAAIKAKPR from the exons ATGAGGTTAGTCAGCACAGGCGTCCGGGCCCAGCGGGCCGCGGAGCCGTCTGAACCAGAGGCAGAGGAAGCGACGGAGCCGGTTCACCATGAGCACTCTCATTCAGAGCACCACGAGCATTCCCACCCAGAACATCACCCTGGACACGACTACAACCACATGAAAGAGAAGTTCATGAATGAATTTACTCATCTGCCAA TTCCCATCTGGGCAGTGGCAGCCATCGTTGTGGTGGTCCTGGTTTTGGTGGCGTGCTGCATCTTCTGTGTTATCAAAAAATGCTTTGCGAAAAAGAAAAAGCCGAAGaaggtgagggagaggaaggcAGGTCGCGTCAGAAAGAACAAGGATGGTGAAGGAGAAGCCGGAGAAAAG GAGGGGGAGGTGAAGAAGGAAGGcgaggagcaggagaaagaacaggaaaagTTGGGTAAACTGGAGTTCTCCTTGGACTACAACTTCACAGATACCCAG CTTATAGTGGGCATCCTCCAAGCTCAGGACCTTGCTGCTATGGACATGGGGGGAACCTCAGACCCCTATGTCAAAGTTTTTTTGTTACctgacaaaaagaagaagtatGAGACCAAGGTTCAACGCAAGAATTTATGCCCCGTTTTCAACGAGACTTTCCTCTTCAAG ATCCCGTACGCAGAGTTGGGTGGAAAGACTTTGGTGCTGCAAGTTTATGACTTTGACCGTTTCTCCAAGCACGACATGATTGGCGAGATAAAGATTCCCATGAACAGCGTTGATTTGGGTCAGCCAATGCAACAGTGGAGAGACGTGGAGAGtggtgagaaggaggag CAAGAAAAGCTTGGTGATGTTTGCATTTCTTTACGGTACGTACCCACTGCTGGGAAACTGACAGTGAACATCATGGAGGCAAAGAATCTGAAGAAAATGGATGTGGGAGGATTGTCAG ATCCATATGTGAAGATCGTTCTACAGCAAAATGGGAAACGcatcaagaagaaaaagacaacgGTGAAGAAAAACACGCTCAATCCCTACTTTAATGAAAGTTTCAGCTTTGAAGTCCCCTTTGAGCAGATACAG AAAGTGCAGGTCGTCATCACAGTGTTTGACTACGACAAACTCGGGAGCAATGACCCCATTGGAAAGACCTTCATGGGTTACGGAGCAACAGGAGTGGGCCTGCGTCACTGGTCGGAAATGCTGGCCAATCCCAGACGTCCGGTAGCCCAGTGGCACACTCTCCTGCCAGAGGAAGAAGTTGAGGCGGCAATCAAAGCAAAACCCCGCTAG